Genomic segment of Alphaproteobacteria bacterium:
GTAGAAGTAAATTCACGGCGTATATCCCCTGACAGCGCATGAAAAAATTCGCCGGCCGCTTCGCCATATTCTTCCAATTGCTCAATTTCCACCTGAACCACATCCCGCAAACGTATTATATCATCAACCATAATATCATTCCTTTTTTGACTATATCTTAGTATGCAGCGTTACTTGTCTGGCTTATTGCATCAGGGTAGCGGTGTAAAAGCGCATTGATTTCTTCTGGGTGGGGATATATGCGCGGCATAGTTTTTGGCCGCACTGCCCGTAATAGCACTCGCAATTCGGCCATGGTTAATTGCCAAAATTGCGCGGGCTCTAACCTCAACACTTTATATGCCAGCTCCAGCAGCGCCATATAATCCAACCGTGCTTCTGATGCCGTGTTATTTTTTGCAGTAGCCTCTGTGTTCTGCGCGAAACAACAGGGCACTGATGATAAGGCAGATATATTACGTCCTAGCGCCTGCAGAAAACACTCTGCCAGAGCGGGTATGGTATCATGCAGCCTCACCGCATCCGCTGGCATATCCATCATTGCAGCGCTGTCGAATTTTGGACTTCCATCATGTTGGCTGGCTAGCGATAATATCATTAAAATTTCACTCGCCAGCAGGCCTTTATCGGCAATACGCTGTAACAATTGCGGCACTGTCAGGCCGACGCGCTGTTCTATTTGACACAAAATATGAAAGGTTGGACGCAGACAATAGGTTTTGCCTGCCACAGTTATTGTTACTTCGCCGCGATAGATGTTTCCCATAATCCCTCCGTGTTTCAATGTGTAAATTGAGCCTAAGGCCGTTTACAGCATTCCGGAAGGGTCAAGAGAATTCTTTTTTCAATTGGCTGGCAATACGCGAAAATTCTTTAGGCGTTTCTGGCAGATCGCCTTTATCCAACGCTTCGCCCAGTCGCGGCTCCAAAGGAATTTGCCCTAAAAACTGCAACTGGCATTGCTTAGCCAGTGCTTCACCGCCACCTTTTCCAAAAGGATAGCTTTTTTCGCCCGACATGGAATCTTGCAAATAGCTCATATTTTCAATTATTCCCACCACAGGAACATCGATTTTATCAAACATCTGAATCGCTTTATGCGCATCCAGCGTTGCTACTTTTTGCGGCGTTGTTACAATTATCGCAGCATTCAGCGGCGCTTGCTGCACCATGGAAATATGTACATCACCCGTACCGGGCGGCATATCTACCAGCAATATATCAAGTTCTCCCCACGCCACCTGACGCAGCATTTGCGTGAGCGCCTTAGTAATCATGGGGGCGCGCATCACTGCCGCTTCATCGCCCAAAATAAATCCAATCGACATGCAGGCAATGCCCTCTTTCATCAGGGGCTGCATCATATTGTCAGAAATTTCAGGTTGTCCGTTCAACCCCATCATTAATGGTATGGATGGGCCATAAATATCAGCATCTAATATACCCACACGCATCCCTAGACCGCGCAAAGCTTTTGCCAAGCAAACGGTGGCAGTAGACTTGCCAACCCCACCTTTGCCAGAAGCCACAGCAATAATTTGCCGCACACCTGCTACTGGAGTACGATTCCATTGCGCGGCTGATTTAGAAGGTGGCGCGGCTACATCGTCAACCTGCTCGCTGACTGCCGTTAACACCGCCGTCACTTTTTCTACCCCATGTATCGCCATCACAGCCGATTCGCATTGTTGCCGCAGTGGCTCAAGGCTTGGCGCTTCGGCAGCAGTGGTGTTAATAACAAATCCTACCTTGCCCCCACGCACCACCACGCCGGATACACGTCCCGAATCCACCACGTTCTGCGTTGTAGTAGAATCCGGCACTTGCCGTAGCGCTTGCAATACAGTATCTCGTGATATGGTTGACATTTTGCCACCTCTGCACCATGTTCATATTCGACTGGTGCAGACCATAGGCTAAAATCTGCACCTATACAAGATTCAACACAGCGTGTATTCACACATAGAAGCGACCAGGAGATAGCAATGACACGAGGCAGAGGCGGCAATAATGGTGGCCCTTGGGGACGCGGTCCCAACACTCCCCCCCCACCGCCATCAAACAATAATGGCAATAACGACATTGACGAACTCATTCGCCGCAGTCAGGAAAAATTGCGTACCATTATGCCCAGCAATGGCGGCAATGGAAAATTAACTCTGGTTTTTGCACTTATTGGTCTGCTGGTATGGCTTGGCAGTGGTATATATATGGTTGAGCCTGCCGAAGAAGGTGTGGTTATGCGTTTTGGTAAATTTGTGGATACTGCTGAGCCAGGCCTGCATTATAACTGGCCAGCCCCTATTGGCAAAGTGTACAAGCCCGAAGTTACCCGCGTACATAGCATAGACATTGGCCAGAACTCGTTTAAAGACCGTTCACAGAACAAACCCGATGAAGGCCGCATGTTAACAGGCGATAATAACGTGGTTATGGTGGCTTTCAGCGTTCAATGGACGATTAAAGACGCTAAAAAATACCTGTTTAATGTACGTAACCCCGACGACACCGTAAAAGACGCTGCCGAAAGCGTAATGCGCGATGTGATTGGTAACAACACCCTCAACGCCGCCATTGCAGACGATAAAACCGGCATTATCAATGCCAATGAGCGCCAGCTGCAAGAACTGCTCAACGAATATGGCACCGGCATTAAAATTGAACGTATTCAGATGAAGGCCGTAACCGCCCCTGAAGAAGTTAAAGATGCGTTTGATGATGTTCAGGCCGCAGGGCAAGATCAGGAAACCACCATCAACCGCGCCATTGCCTATGCCAATGAAATTCTACCTATCGCACGCGGTGAATCCGAAAAGCTTTTACAGGATGCACAAGCCTATCGTGCACAGGTAGTTAACCGCGCCGAAGGTGACGCCGCACGTTTTGTATCCATCTATGATGAATATAAAAATGCCAAAGACATTACTAAAAAACGTCTG
This window contains:
- a CDS encoding phage tail assembly chaperone, with the protein product MGNIYRGEVTITVAGKTYCLRPTFHILCQIEQRVGLTVPQLLQRIADKGLLASEILMILSLASQHDGSPKFDSAAMMDMPADAVRLHDTIPALAECFLQALGRNISALSSVPCCFAQNTEATAKNNTASEARLDYMALLELAYKVLRLEPAQFWQLTMAELRVLLRAVRPKTMPRIYPHPEEINALLHRYPDAISQTSNAAY
- a CDS encoding Mrp/NBP35 family ATP-binding protein produces the protein MSTISRDTVLQALRQVPDSTTTQNVVDSGRVSGVVVRGGKVGFVINTTAAEAPSLEPLRQQCESAVMAIHGVEKVTAVLTAVSEQVDDVAAPPSKSAAQWNRTPVAGVRQIIAVASGKGGVGKSTATVCLAKALRGLGMRVGILDADIYGPSIPLMMGLNGQPEISDNMMQPLMKEGIACMSIGFILGDEAAVMRAPMITKALTQMLRQVAWGELDILLVDMPPGTGDVHISMVQQAPLNAAIIVTTPQKVATLDAHKAIQMFDKIDVPVVGIIENMSYLQDSMSGEKSYPFGKGGGEALAKQCQLQFLGQIPLEPRLGEALDKGDLPETPKEFSRIASQLKKEFS
- the hflK gene encoding FtsH protease activity modulator HflK produces the protein MTRGRGGNNGGPWGRGPNTPPPPPSNNNGNNDIDELIRRSQEKLRTIMPSNGGNGKLTLVFALIGLLVWLGSGIYMVEPAEEGVVMRFGKFVDTAEPGLHYNWPAPIGKVYKPEVTRVHSIDIGQNSFKDRSQNKPDEGRMLTGDNNVVMVAFSVQWTIKDAKKYLFNVRNPDDTVKDAAESVMRDVIGNNTLNAAIADDKTGIINANERQLQELLNEYGTGIKIERIQMKAVTAPEEVKDAFDDVQAAGQDQETTINRAIAYANEILPIARGESEKLLQDAQAYRAQVVNRAEGDAARFVSIYDEYKNAKDITKKRLYLETIEEIMKGMDKVIMDDQSGSGVVPYMALPEIKKNTTTRQEK